In Oreochromis aureus strain Israel breed Guangdong linkage group 20, ZZ_aureus, whole genome shotgun sequence, the following are encoded in one genomic region:
- the cbln4 gene encoding cerebellin-4, which produces MVTSLLLMLSWTVISEVVRAQNDTEPIVLEGKCLVVCDSNPATDWKASSSPLGISVRAANSKVAFSAVRSNNHEPSEMSNKTRIIYFDQVLVNIGNYFTFESVFLSPRKGVYSFNFHVIKVYQSQTIQVNLMLNGKPVISAFAGDKDVTREAATNGVLLYLEKEDKVYLKLEKGNLVGGWQYSTFSGFLVFPL; this is translated from the exons ATGGTTACTTCACTCCTACTGATGCTCAGCTGGACTGTGATCTCTGAGGTTGTGAGAGCTCAGAATGACACGGAACCGATCGTCCTGGAGGGCAAATGTCTCGTGGTCTGCGACTCTAATCCGGCAACGGACTGGAAGGCTTCATCCTCTCCGCTCGGCATCTCGGTGCGCGCCGCCAACTCCAAGGTGGCTTTCTCTGCAGTCCGGAGCAACAACCATGAGCCATCGGAAATGAGCAACAAAACAAGAATAATCTACTTCGATCAG GTTCTTGTGAATATAGGAAACTACTTCACATTTGAATCAGTATTTCTGTCCCCGAGGAAAGGAGTCTACAGTTTTAACTTCCACGTGATTAAAGTGTACCAGAGCCAAACCATACAG GTGAACTTGATGTTGAATGGGAAACCAGTCATCTCTGCCTTTGCGGGTGACAAAGATGTAACTCGCGAGGCAGCCACTAATGGAGTTCTGCTCTATCTTGAAAAAGAGGACAAAGTCTACCTTAAGCTGGAGAAAGGAAACCTAGTTGGTGGATGGCAATACTCAACATTTTCTGGCTTTCTTGTGTTccctctgtaa